Sequence from the Chloroflexota bacterium genome:
CACCAGGTTCGTGGCGTACTGCATCCAGGCAATGCTCTCGCCGGGGGTTCGGGATGCCAGGTTGCGGTCAATGGCGATGCCCACCTGGCTGACGACCAGCCCCAGCACGATGGGCAGGTACAGTTTCAGAATGCGCCGCAGGCCCGGGTGGCGCAAGTTGAGCGAGAAGCGAAACCGTCCGTCGCGCAGCCCGGGCGCCAGCAGGCCGAACTGGAAGATGGCGCCGATGAGGATGCCCACCGCCAGGGCGTACACATCCAGGTACGCGGCCAGGAACACGGCGGCGAGGATAAGCCCCACGTTGTAGATGGCCGCGCCGAACGCGGGGAACGCGAACCGCTGCAAACTGTACAGCAGGCCGATGGAGATGCCGGAGATGCCGAAGACGAGAACCGCCGGCAGCACCACGCGGATGAGCCGCGTCGTCATGGCGAGCACGGCAGGTTCAAACCCGCCGCCCAGGAGCCACGCCACCACCGGCGCACCCAACTCCAGTAAGATGATGAGGCCGGTCAGCAGGACGGCGGCCAGGCTGAACAGCACGCTGGCAAGTTCCCACAGTTCCGCCTTGCGCTTCTCGGCGTAGTCGCTGAAGACGGGGACAAGCGCGGAACTGAGCATTCCGCCGATGAGGAGGTCAAAGATCATGGTAGGGACTTGCGACGCGACTCGGAAGGCGCTCAGGTACGGCGACGCGCCGAAATAGTCCGCGATGACCATCTCGCGCACGAGGCCAAGCAGGCGGCTCACGATGTTGCCCGCGCCGATGATGCCCGCAGCGCCCGCGATGCTGGTTACCGTCTTTTGCGTTGACTCTACCGGCGGTGTGATCTCAGCCAAAGCGTGTCTTGTCCCTCGCCCTCCGATGCCAGCGCATTGTACATGAGGTGCGGAGCGCGGGCAAAAGCGCGCGCCGTACGCTATCCACGAATAACGCGAATCTACGCGAAAGGGAGACGCAGGATCCAAGGTGTCTGTAACCGCGAATAACGCGAATCTACGCGGATAGAAAACGCGAGATCCGAGGTGCGACGCACTTCCGGGAGTGCGTCGCACCTCGGCTGCCACCCGTAGGGCGGCTCGCGTTGCGCGCGTGGGGGTTGCCGAGGGAGCGTCGCGCCGCTATAATACCGTCGGGCGCGGGAACTTCCCTGCGGCAAGGGACGTCAGCAATTTGGAATCTGCAGCGCAAGGAGAGGTACGGATTGTGATGCACAGGAGTGCGGCTGGATGGCTGTTGGTGGCCGCTCTGGCGGTGGCACTGGTCTTGCCGCCGGCGGGTGCTGGCGCGGCAGGCGGGGAATGGCAGGCGCAGTACTGGAGCAATCGGTCCCTGTTGGGCCCGCCCGCGCTGGTCCGCACAGAGGCGGCCGTGAGTTTTGACTGGGCGTTCGGCTCGCCGGGGGCGGGCATCCCGAAGGACAACTGGTCGGCGCGGTGGGTGTGGACGGGCACGTTCGTCGCGGGGTGGTACCGGTTCAGGACGTTCACCGACGACGGCGTACGCGTCTGGGTGGACGACGCGCTGCTCATTGACCAGTGGTTTGACATGCCGGGCGTGGCCAATGTGGCCGACGTGTACCTGTCGGCGGGCACGCATCGGGTGAAGATGGAATACTACGAGCACACCGGCTACGCGCGGGCATACCTCACATGGTCCCGCTTCGCGGGCGACCCCACGTATCAGGGCTGGCGGGGCGAGTACTTCAACAACCGCAACCTGTCGGGGAACCCGAGTTTCGTCCGCGACGACCCAAAAGTGGACTTTGACTGGGGTTGGGAAAACGCCTATCCGGGCGTGGGCCTCGGGGCGGACGATTTTTCCGTGCGCTGGACGCGCCGCATGCGATTTGACGCGGGTTCCTGGCGGTTCAAGGCCACCGTCAGCGACGGGATTCGCATCTACGTGGACGGGCAGAAGGTGGTGGATGCGTGGCGAGAGCAGGAGACCACCTTCGTCAGCGGCGATGTGTACCTGTCGGCCGGGGAGCATGAGGTCAGGGTGGAGTACTTTGAGGGCAAGGGGCGGGCCATTGTGCGGGTGGAGATGGAATACCTCTCGGCTCTCATGCAGCCTTCGCCCACGCCTGGCTATCTCCGCT
This genomic interval carries:
- the murJ gene encoding murein biosynthesis integral membrane protein MurJ codes for the protein MAEITPPVESTQKTVTSIAGAAGIIGAGNIVSRLLGLVREMVIADYFGASPYLSAFRVASQVPTMIFDLLIGGMLSSALVPVFSDYAEKRKAELWELASVLFSLAAVLLTGLIILLELGAPVVAWLLGGGFEPAVLAMTTRLIRVVLPAVLVFGISGISIGLLYSLQRFAFPAFGAAIYNVGLILAAVFLAAYLDVYALAVGILIGAIFQFGLLAPGLRDGRFRFSLNLRHPGLRRILKLYLPIVLGLVVSQVGIAIDRNLASRTPGESIAWMQYATNLVQFPLGLVAAAISLASLPSLARSDYAGDDAAYERTLGVSLRMVLVLLVPATLGLFVLARPVVALIFQHGEFGPHDTVQVANALRFYLIGLTFAGIDQLLIFAFYARKNTLTPALVGIAAVGIYLAVALTLIRPLGMIGLVIANSCQLTGHALIMLFLLRASLRRSRIGETALKSLAAAGGMALAVHWSARQVAVLLGAEGFIPWLVQVAVGAAVGLGVYAALISVLRVEEWATLSRAITTRLGLTRRKRGV